Below is a genomic region from Candidatus Eremiobacteraceae bacterium.
GATGAAGCGGGCCGGCGCTACCGGCACTATGTAGCCGAACACGATGCGCCGGCGGACGACAACACGGCGTATGCCAGACTCTGTGTTGTGATATTCGCGCAAGGTCTCGGGTTCGGCGCCGTAGAGGCGAAGCTGGAAGAGTTCATCTCAGCGTTCGAGGGATTCGTACCGGAACGCGTCGCCACGTTCGACGACGCTCGCATCGGCCGCATCATGCAGGCGCCGATTATCAGAAACGAGGCGAAGATTCGCGCGTGCGTGGAAAACGCAAAGCGGTGGGTAGCTGCTGCGGGCACCACGACCTACCTGGCCAAAGTTGCTCAAATCGCCGTCGATGACGACGCAGCGGGCGGCTGGCCTGCGCTTACGAAGGAGCTGCAAAAAGATTTCGCGCGCGTCGGCGACACGGCCGCGCGGCAGACACTAAAACGCTGGGGCTTCTTCACCGCGTTCGCGCATCCGGGAAGCCGACGCGCCTTGGAGCGGTTGGCTCTCGTCGCTGAGGCCGATTCGCCGGCCGCCGCTCAATGCTTCGTCGGTTCGATTGCTCGCGTCATCGGGCGCGATCCCTACCACGTGGAGGCAACCCTCGCACTCTTCGCCTCGCTCGGACCGTGCAAGCGACAACCCGAATGTGATGAGTGTCCGCTCGCCGAGCGCTGCCCCACCGCCGCTAGGCGCACTGAATCTCTATAGGGCTCTGTGGGGCCGCCCTCTATGGTCGGCCTCGTTTTTTTTACTAGGGAAACCGTACTAGGGCAAGCATCGCTTGCCCATTTCGATTTTGTCGTAATGGGCTTCTTGTACTAGGGCAAGCATCGCTTGCCCAAATTTTCAAATTGCCGAGTTGCCGAACATTTCGCACGTATCGACTCGATGAACCGCGGAAAGCGAAGCCGCTGAAGATGGCGCCCGACGATTCGCAGGACAGTTGATATGGACACTCACGTTAGACTGCG
It encodes:
- a CDS encoding DNA-3-methyladenine glycosylase I; this translates as MRTIKKNGANAARRAAGLVRDIERSVDGLLGADEAGRRYRHYVAEHDAPADDNTAYARLCVVIFAQGLGFGAVEAKLEEFISAFEGFVPERVATFDDARIGRIMQAPIIRNEAKIRACVENAKRWVAAAGTTTYLAKVAQIAVDDDAAGGWPALTKELQKDFARVGDTAARQTLKRWGFFTAFAHPGSRRALERLALVAEADSPAAAQCFVGSIARVIGRDPYHVEATLALFASLGPCKRQPECDECPLAERCPTAARRTESL